A stretch of the Nematostella vectensis chromosome 1, jaNemVect1.1, whole genome shotgun sequence genome encodes the following:
- the LOC5519117 gene encoding nucleoporin NDC1 isoform X1, protein MTTEKFPGNTQERKLDVRWFTEGEFLWRSGASVAWLILFLPFLLLVYYAIASFDPLHPITWLTGFVSIAFETQFLIAVTFFSVITGFLAVCKGKLNSVQGVIHYSRVTSLLYLLHPARLFHTLVDVPCGMFCVWITTWLLMEPFNSLTAPISDSEDECYLNEPAVFLVTFGGWLGFYASLMAFLYNEFHYKFPKIQQRKFFLVKAAVWPCVYKSIALTFRATRWYYFLYWLAGNFPRYWLGNFLVASVNESEVPLNTISGLMNFRLLWLVLSTGMLLTFVWSMRNMLFVIFNTQRYIFPIESAVLAEKSQCLTAVLKDTSSPLLRHLAFLDLCQLSKFSSLRRKQLFSLSQPGGRPTNWTSISEECLEMLSTLTSDITDHVEYQMQVQQFTTEQRSFVGTPGKITKVFSGSLSSPLFESPIVGSPHGTPATVTRRPKLWSALKEEGRSVHSPVMHKEMNGNSTTRENIERKKREKVDKWRVQMIPHYIANFLKQRPIVEILFKELPDYRSKTLFANCQLHIWAVEGLSRLVVASFKEDTFGVVQKTLPDILSSLLSLLQALDQCAKFSSATAAGAKTTIQPRPPRPQGPEGNRHLLRLAVTSALYRITNTFRDHLYGIPMTQDHRDRLQSFLDCKE, encoded by the exons ATGACAACAGAAAAGTTTCCGGGGAACACACAGGAGCGCAAATTAGACGTTAGATGGTTTACGGAAGGG GAGTTTCTTTGGAGAAGTGGAGCAAGTGTTGCCTGGCTGATATTATTTCTCCCTTTTCTACTTCTGGTTTATTATGCCATAGCGTCATTCGACCCATTGCATCCTATTACTTGGCTAACTG GATTTGTCAGCATTGCTTTTGAGACCCAATTTTTGATAGCTGTCACTTTCTTTTCTGTGATTACTGGGTTTCTTGCTGTTTGCAAGGGTAAACTGAACTCAG TTCAAGGCGTCATTCACTACAGCCGAGTCACCTCACTGCTGTATCTTCTACATCCTGCTCGTCTCTTTCACACGCTAGTGGACGTCCCCTGCGGCATGTTTTGTGTCTGGATCACGACTTGGCTGCTCATGGAACCATTCAATTCTCTCACAGCACCAATATCAGA TTCAGAAGATGAATGCTACTTAAATGAGCCTGCTGTGTTTCTTGTTACCTTTGGAGGATGGCTG GGGTTCTATGCTAGCCTGATGGCATTTCTCTATAATGAATTCCACTACAAATTTCCTAAAATTCAG CAAAGGAAATTTTTCCTGGTAAAAGCAGCAGTGTGGCCATGTGTTTACAAGTCCATTGCGTTAACCTTCAGG GCAACTCGGTGGTACTACTTTCTTTACTGGTTAGCTG GAAACTTTCCTCGGTATTGGCTAGGAAATTTCCTTGTAGCATCTGTAAATGAAAG TGAAGTGCCTTTGAACACCATTTCCGGCCTGATGAATTTTCGCCTCTTATGGTTGGTTCTATCCACTGGCATGCTGCTGACATTTGTGTGGAGTATGAGGAACATGctttttgtcattttcaacACTCAG AGGTACATCTTCCCCATAGAGTCTGCTGTGCTGGCAGAGAAGTCCCAGTGTCTTACTGCTGTTCTCAAAGATACATCTTCACCACTTCTTAGG CACCTTGCCTTTCTAGATCTGTGCCAGCTCTCAAAGTTCAGCAGCCTAAGAAGAAAGCAGTTATTTAGCCTTAGTCAACCAG GAGGTCGACCAACCAACTGGACTAGCATCTCCGAGGAATGCTTGGAAATGCTTTCTACTCTGACAAGTGATATCACAGATCATGTAGAGTACCAGATGCAGGTGCAGCAGTTTACAACTGAGCAAAGGAGCTTTGTGGGCACCCCAGGAAAGATAACAAAAG TATTTTCAGGTTCACTCTCTTCGCCACTTTTTGAGTCTCCAATTGTGGGTAGCCCTCACGGTACACCAGCAACAGTCACTAGGAGACCCAAGTTATGGTCTGCATTGAAGG AAGAGGGCAGAAGTGTCCATTCTCCTGTCATGCACAAAGAAATGAATGGAAATTCAACAACTAGAGAGAATATTGAAAGAAAGAAGAGAGAGAAGGTTGATAAGTGGAGAGTACAGATGATCCCCCACTAT ATTGCCAACTTCTTAAAGCAACGGCCTATAGTTGAGATACTTTTCAAAGAG CTTCCAGATTACCGCTCTAAAACCTTATTTGCAAACTGTCAGCTTCATATCTGGGCTGTTGAGG GACTGTCTAGACTGGTTGTTGCATCATTCAAGGAGGACACATTTGGTGTTGTGCAGAAG acTCTGCCAGATATCTTGTCATCATTGCTTTCACTGCTACAG GCTCTTGATCAATGTGCAAAGTTCTCATCAGCCACAGCTGCTGGTGCCAAAACAACCATCCAGCCCAGACCTCCTCGTCCACAAGGGCCAGAGGGTAACCGACATCTTCTTCGCTTAG CTGTAACATCAGCTCTCTACCGCATCACAAACACATTCAGAGACCATCTATA tggAATCCCAATGACTCAAGACCACAGAGACAGACTACAGTCATTCCTGGATTGTAAAGAGTAG
- the LOC5519117 gene encoding nucleoporin NDC1 isoform X3, with amino-acid sequence MTTEKFPGNTQERKLDVRWFTEGEFLWRSGASVAWLILFLPFLLLVYYAIASFDPLHPITWLTGFVSIAFETQFLIAVTFFSVITGFLAVCKGKLNSVQGVIHYSRVTSLLYLLHPARLFHTLVDVPCGMFCVWITTWLLMEPFNSLTAPISDSEDECYLNEPAVFLVTFGGWLGFYASLMAFLYNEFHYKFPKIQQRKFFLVKAAVWPCVYKSIALTFRATRWYYFLYWLAGNFPRYWLGNFLVASVNESEVPLNTISGLMNFRLLWLVLSTGMLLTFVWSMRNMLFVIFNTQRYIFPIESAVLAEKSQCLTAVLKDTSSPLLRHLAFLDLCQLSKFSSLRRKQLFSLSQPGGRPTNWTSISEECLEMLSTLTSDITDHVEYQMQVQQFTTEQRSFVGTPGKITKGSLSSPLFESPIVGSPHGTPATVTRRPKLWSALKEEGRSVHSPVMHKEMNGNSTTRENIERKKREKVDKWRVQMIPHYIANFLKQRPIVEILFKELPDYRSKTLFANCQLHIWAVEGLSRLVVASFKEDTFGVVQKTLPDILSSLLSLLQALDQCAKFSSATAAGAKTTIQPRPPRPQGPEGNRHLLRLAVTSALYRITNTFRDHLYGIPMTQDHRDRLQSFLDCKE; translated from the exons ATGACAACAGAAAAGTTTCCGGGGAACACACAGGAGCGCAAATTAGACGTTAGATGGTTTACGGAAGGG GAGTTTCTTTGGAGAAGTGGAGCAAGTGTTGCCTGGCTGATATTATTTCTCCCTTTTCTACTTCTGGTTTATTATGCCATAGCGTCATTCGACCCATTGCATCCTATTACTTGGCTAACTG GATTTGTCAGCATTGCTTTTGAGACCCAATTTTTGATAGCTGTCACTTTCTTTTCTGTGATTACTGGGTTTCTTGCTGTTTGCAAGGGTAAACTGAACTCAG TTCAAGGCGTCATTCACTACAGCCGAGTCACCTCACTGCTGTATCTTCTACATCCTGCTCGTCTCTTTCACACGCTAGTGGACGTCCCCTGCGGCATGTTTTGTGTCTGGATCACGACTTGGCTGCTCATGGAACCATTCAATTCTCTCACAGCACCAATATCAGA TTCAGAAGATGAATGCTACTTAAATGAGCCTGCTGTGTTTCTTGTTACCTTTGGAGGATGGCTG GGGTTCTATGCTAGCCTGATGGCATTTCTCTATAATGAATTCCACTACAAATTTCCTAAAATTCAG CAAAGGAAATTTTTCCTGGTAAAAGCAGCAGTGTGGCCATGTGTTTACAAGTCCATTGCGTTAACCTTCAGG GCAACTCGGTGGTACTACTTTCTTTACTGGTTAGCTG GAAACTTTCCTCGGTATTGGCTAGGAAATTTCCTTGTAGCATCTGTAAATGAAAG TGAAGTGCCTTTGAACACCATTTCCGGCCTGATGAATTTTCGCCTCTTATGGTTGGTTCTATCCACTGGCATGCTGCTGACATTTGTGTGGAGTATGAGGAACATGctttttgtcattttcaacACTCAG AGGTACATCTTCCCCATAGAGTCTGCTGTGCTGGCAGAGAAGTCCCAGTGTCTTACTGCTGTTCTCAAAGATACATCTTCACCACTTCTTAGG CACCTTGCCTTTCTAGATCTGTGCCAGCTCTCAAAGTTCAGCAGCCTAAGAAGAAAGCAGTTATTTAGCCTTAGTCAACCAG GAGGTCGACCAACCAACTGGACTAGCATCTCCGAGGAATGCTTGGAAATGCTTTCTACTCTGACAAGTGATATCACAGATCATGTAGAGTACCAGATGCAGGTGCAGCAGTTTACAACTGAGCAAAGGAGCTTTGTGGGCACCCCAGGAAAGATAACAAAAG GTTCACTCTCTTCGCCACTTTTTGAGTCTCCAATTGTGGGTAGCCCTCACGGTACACCAGCAACAGTCACTAGGAGACCCAAGTTATGGTCTGCATTGAAGG AAGAGGGCAGAAGTGTCCATTCTCCTGTCATGCACAAAGAAATGAATGGAAATTCAACAACTAGAGAGAATATTGAAAGAAAGAAGAGAGAGAAGGTTGATAAGTGGAGAGTACAGATGATCCCCCACTAT ATTGCCAACTTCTTAAAGCAACGGCCTATAGTTGAGATACTTTTCAAAGAG CTTCCAGATTACCGCTCTAAAACCTTATTTGCAAACTGTCAGCTTCATATCTGGGCTGTTGAGG GACTGTCTAGACTGGTTGTTGCATCATTCAAGGAGGACACATTTGGTGTTGTGCAGAAG acTCTGCCAGATATCTTGTCATCATTGCTTTCACTGCTACAG GCTCTTGATCAATGTGCAAAGTTCTCATCAGCCACAGCTGCTGGTGCCAAAACAACCATCCAGCCCAGACCTCCTCGTCCACAAGGGCCAGAGGGTAACCGACATCTTCTTCGCTTAG CTGTAACATCAGCTCTCTACCGCATCACAAACACATTCAGAGACCATCTATA tggAATCCCAATGACTCAAGACCACAGAGACAGACTACAGTCATTCCTGGATTGTAAAGAGTAG
- the LOC5519117 gene encoding nucleoporin NDC1 isoform X2 translates to MTTEKFPGNTQERKLDVRWFTEGEFLWRSGASVAWLILFLPFLLLVYYAIASFDPLHPITWLTGFVSIAFETQFLIAVTFFSVITGFLAVCKGKLNSVQGVIHYSRVTSLLYLLHPARLFHTLVDVPCGMFCVWITTWLLMEPFNSLTAPISDSEDECYLNEPAVFLVTFGGWLGFYASLMAFLYNEFHYKFPKIQQRKFFLVKAAVWPCVYKSIALTFRATRWYYFLYWLAGNFPRYWLGNFLVASVNESEVPLNTISGLMNFRLLWLVLSTGMLLTFVWSMRNMLFVIFNTQRYIFPIESAVLAEKSQCLTAVLKDTSSPLLRHLAFLDLCQLSKFSSLRRKQLFSLSQPGGRPTNWTSISEECLEMLSTLTSDITDHVEYQMQVQQFTTEQRSFVGTPGKITKVFSGSLSSPLFESPIVGSPHGTPATVTRRPKLWSALKEGRSVHSPVMHKEMNGNSTTRENIERKKREKVDKWRVQMIPHYIANFLKQRPIVEILFKELPDYRSKTLFANCQLHIWAVEGLSRLVVASFKEDTFGVVQKTLPDILSSLLSLLQALDQCAKFSSATAAGAKTTIQPRPPRPQGPEGNRHLLRLAVTSALYRITNTFRDHLYGIPMTQDHRDRLQSFLDCKE, encoded by the exons ATGACAACAGAAAAGTTTCCGGGGAACACACAGGAGCGCAAATTAGACGTTAGATGGTTTACGGAAGGG GAGTTTCTTTGGAGAAGTGGAGCAAGTGTTGCCTGGCTGATATTATTTCTCCCTTTTCTACTTCTGGTTTATTATGCCATAGCGTCATTCGACCCATTGCATCCTATTACTTGGCTAACTG GATTTGTCAGCATTGCTTTTGAGACCCAATTTTTGATAGCTGTCACTTTCTTTTCTGTGATTACTGGGTTTCTTGCTGTTTGCAAGGGTAAACTGAACTCAG TTCAAGGCGTCATTCACTACAGCCGAGTCACCTCACTGCTGTATCTTCTACATCCTGCTCGTCTCTTTCACACGCTAGTGGACGTCCCCTGCGGCATGTTTTGTGTCTGGATCACGACTTGGCTGCTCATGGAACCATTCAATTCTCTCACAGCACCAATATCAGA TTCAGAAGATGAATGCTACTTAAATGAGCCTGCTGTGTTTCTTGTTACCTTTGGAGGATGGCTG GGGTTCTATGCTAGCCTGATGGCATTTCTCTATAATGAATTCCACTACAAATTTCCTAAAATTCAG CAAAGGAAATTTTTCCTGGTAAAAGCAGCAGTGTGGCCATGTGTTTACAAGTCCATTGCGTTAACCTTCAGG GCAACTCGGTGGTACTACTTTCTTTACTGGTTAGCTG GAAACTTTCCTCGGTATTGGCTAGGAAATTTCCTTGTAGCATCTGTAAATGAAAG TGAAGTGCCTTTGAACACCATTTCCGGCCTGATGAATTTTCGCCTCTTATGGTTGGTTCTATCCACTGGCATGCTGCTGACATTTGTGTGGAGTATGAGGAACATGctttttgtcattttcaacACTCAG AGGTACATCTTCCCCATAGAGTCTGCTGTGCTGGCAGAGAAGTCCCAGTGTCTTACTGCTGTTCTCAAAGATACATCTTCACCACTTCTTAGG CACCTTGCCTTTCTAGATCTGTGCCAGCTCTCAAAGTTCAGCAGCCTAAGAAGAAAGCAGTTATTTAGCCTTAGTCAACCAG GAGGTCGACCAACCAACTGGACTAGCATCTCCGAGGAATGCTTGGAAATGCTTTCTACTCTGACAAGTGATATCACAGATCATGTAGAGTACCAGATGCAGGTGCAGCAGTTTACAACTGAGCAAAGGAGCTTTGTGGGCACCCCAGGAAAGATAACAAAAG TATTTTCAGGTTCACTCTCTTCGCCACTTTTTGAGTCTCCAATTGTGGGTAGCCCTCACGGTACACCAGCAACAGTCACTAGGAGACCCAAGTTATGGTCTGCATTGAAGG AGGGCAGAAGTGTCCATTCTCCTGTCATGCACAAAGAAATGAATGGAAATTCAACAACTAGAGAGAATATTGAAAGAAAGAAGAGAGAGAAGGTTGATAAGTGGAGAGTACAGATGATCCCCCACTAT ATTGCCAACTTCTTAAAGCAACGGCCTATAGTTGAGATACTTTTCAAAGAG CTTCCAGATTACCGCTCTAAAACCTTATTTGCAAACTGTCAGCTTCATATCTGGGCTGTTGAGG GACTGTCTAGACTGGTTGTTGCATCATTCAAGGAGGACACATTTGGTGTTGTGCAGAAG acTCTGCCAGATATCTTGTCATCATTGCTTTCACTGCTACAG GCTCTTGATCAATGTGCAAAGTTCTCATCAGCCACAGCTGCTGGTGCCAAAACAACCATCCAGCCCAGACCTCCTCGTCCACAAGGGCCAGAGGGTAACCGACATCTTCTTCGCTTAG CTGTAACATCAGCTCTCTACCGCATCACAAACACATTCAGAGACCATCTATA tggAATCCCAATGACTCAAGACCACAGAGACAGACTACAGTCATTCCTGGATTGTAAAGAGTAG
- the LOC5519117 gene encoding nucleoporin NDC1 isoform X4: MTTEKFPGNTQERKLDVRWFTEGEFLWRSGASVAWLILFLPFLLLVYYAIASFDPLHPITWLTGFVSIAFETQFLIAVTFFSVITGFLAVCKGKLNSVQGVIHYSRVTSLLYLLHPARLFHTLVDVPCGMFCVWITTWLLMEPFNSLTAPISDSEDECYLNEPAVFLVTFGGWLGFYASLMAFLYNEFHYKFPKIQQRKFFLVKAAVWPCVYKSIALTFRATRWYYFLYWLAGNFPRYWLGNFLVASVNESEVPLNTISGLMNFRLLWLVLSTGMLLTFVWSMRNMLFVIFNTQRYIFPIESAVLAEKSQCLTAVLKDTSSPLLRHLAFLDLCQLSKFSSLRRKQLFSLSQPGGRPTNWTSISEECLEMLSTLTSDITDHVEYQMQVQQFTTEQRSFVGTPGKITKGSLSSPLFESPIVGSPHGTPATVTRRPKLWSALKEGRSVHSPVMHKEMNGNSTTRENIERKKREKVDKWRVQMIPHYIANFLKQRPIVEILFKELPDYRSKTLFANCQLHIWAVEGLSRLVVASFKEDTFGVVQKTLPDILSSLLSLLQALDQCAKFSSATAAGAKTTIQPRPPRPQGPEGNRHLLRLAVTSALYRITNTFRDHLYGIPMTQDHRDRLQSFLDCKE; the protein is encoded by the exons ATGACAACAGAAAAGTTTCCGGGGAACACACAGGAGCGCAAATTAGACGTTAGATGGTTTACGGAAGGG GAGTTTCTTTGGAGAAGTGGAGCAAGTGTTGCCTGGCTGATATTATTTCTCCCTTTTCTACTTCTGGTTTATTATGCCATAGCGTCATTCGACCCATTGCATCCTATTACTTGGCTAACTG GATTTGTCAGCATTGCTTTTGAGACCCAATTTTTGATAGCTGTCACTTTCTTTTCTGTGATTACTGGGTTTCTTGCTGTTTGCAAGGGTAAACTGAACTCAG TTCAAGGCGTCATTCACTACAGCCGAGTCACCTCACTGCTGTATCTTCTACATCCTGCTCGTCTCTTTCACACGCTAGTGGACGTCCCCTGCGGCATGTTTTGTGTCTGGATCACGACTTGGCTGCTCATGGAACCATTCAATTCTCTCACAGCACCAATATCAGA TTCAGAAGATGAATGCTACTTAAATGAGCCTGCTGTGTTTCTTGTTACCTTTGGAGGATGGCTG GGGTTCTATGCTAGCCTGATGGCATTTCTCTATAATGAATTCCACTACAAATTTCCTAAAATTCAG CAAAGGAAATTTTTCCTGGTAAAAGCAGCAGTGTGGCCATGTGTTTACAAGTCCATTGCGTTAACCTTCAGG GCAACTCGGTGGTACTACTTTCTTTACTGGTTAGCTG GAAACTTTCCTCGGTATTGGCTAGGAAATTTCCTTGTAGCATCTGTAAATGAAAG TGAAGTGCCTTTGAACACCATTTCCGGCCTGATGAATTTTCGCCTCTTATGGTTGGTTCTATCCACTGGCATGCTGCTGACATTTGTGTGGAGTATGAGGAACATGctttttgtcattttcaacACTCAG AGGTACATCTTCCCCATAGAGTCTGCTGTGCTGGCAGAGAAGTCCCAGTGTCTTACTGCTGTTCTCAAAGATACATCTTCACCACTTCTTAGG CACCTTGCCTTTCTAGATCTGTGCCAGCTCTCAAAGTTCAGCAGCCTAAGAAGAAAGCAGTTATTTAGCCTTAGTCAACCAG GAGGTCGACCAACCAACTGGACTAGCATCTCCGAGGAATGCTTGGAAATGCTTTCTACTCTGACAAGTGATATCACAGATCATGTAGAGTACCAGATGCAGGTGCAGCAGTTTACAACTGAGCAAAGGAGCTTTGTGGGCACCCCAGGAAAGATAACAAAAG GTTCACTCTCTTCGCCACTTTTTGAGTCTCCAATTGTGGGTAGCCCTCACGGTACACCAGCAACAGTCACTAGGAGACCCAAGTTATGGTCTGCATTGAAGG AGGGCAGAAGTGTCCATTCTCCTGTCATGCACAAAGAAATGAATGGAAATTCAACAACTAGAGAGAATATTGAAAGAAAGAAGAGAGAGAAGGTTGATAAGTGGAGAGTACAGATGATCCCCCACTAT ATTGCCAACTTCTTAAAGCAACGGCCTATAGTTGAGATACTTTTCAAAGAG CTTCCAGATTACCGCTCTAAAACCTTATTTGCAAACTGTCAGCTTCATATCTGGGCTGTTGAGG GACTGTCTAGACTGGTTGTTGCATCATTCAAGGAGGACACATTTGGTGTTGTGCAGAAG acTCTGCCAGATATCTTGTCATCATTGCTTTCACTGCTACAG GCTCTTGATCAATGTGCAAAGTTCTCATCAGCCACAGCTGCTGGTGCCAAAACAACCATCCAGCCCAGACCTCCTCGTCCACAAGGGCCAGAGGGTAACCGACATCTTCTTCGCTTAG CTGTAACATCAGCTCTCTACCGCATCACAAACACATTCAGAGACCATCTATA tggAATCCCAATGACTCAAGACCACAGAGACAGACTACAGTCATTCCTGGATTGTAAAGAGTAG